In Nocardia sp. NBC_01327, the genomic stretch GCTCGTGTCGTTGGCCCGGTGCCGTTGCCCACCGAAAAGAACGTGTACTGCGTCATCCGTTCGCCGCACAAGTACAAAGACTCGCGCGAGCACTTCGAGATGCGTACTCACAAGCGGCTGATTGACATCCTCGACCCCACGCCGAAGACGGTCGACGCGCTTATGCGCATCGATCTTCCGGCCAGTGTCGACGTCAACATTCAGTGACGGGGATTCCAGATATGACTGACAACAAGAGCAGGCCGGCTGCCGGCATCCTGGGAACCAAGCTCGGTATGACCCAGGTCTTCGACGAGAAGAACCGCGTTGTTCCGGTGACCGTCGTCAAGGCCGGTCCGAACGTCGTGACCCAGATCCGCACCGCCGAGCGTGATGGCTACGCCGCCATCCAGATCGCCTAC encodes the following:
- the rpsJ gene encoding 30S ribosomal protein S10 codes for the protein MAGQKIRIRLKAYDHEAIDASARKIVETVTRTGARVVGPVPLPTEKNVYCVIRSPHKYKDSREHFEMRTHKRLIDILDPTPKTVDALMRIDLPASVDVNIQ